Proteins encoded together in one Candidatus Nitrosocaldus cavascurensis window:
- the cofC gene encoding 2-phospho-L-lactate guanylyltransferase produces MLRLCAIIPVKSLAKGKSRLATFLSMDERINLSIAMLRDMLGCLCSSPYIDSVIIVSSDPTIKGIAGEFNTVLVEDEYEQGVNSAVALADNIASRYDASVVLPHDIPLISAFDVLMLYTSMLKHARCVVITPSSRLDGTNVLLRRPPDVIKTHYDEDSYKLHLYEALSSNVKVKILLSNRLMLDLDGIDDIYALISSNHECNTKRYLMSIL; encoded by the coding sequence GTGTTGAGGCTATGTGCAATAATACCAGTCAAGAGCCTTGCAAAGGGGAAGAGCAGGCTTGCTACCTTCTTGAGTATGGATGAGCGTATAAACCTATCAATTGCAATGCTAAGAGACATGCTTGGATGCCTATGCTCTTCTCCCTACATAGACTCTGTAATAATTGTTAGCAGTGATCCAACAATCAAGGGTATTGCTGGAGAGTTTAACACAGTGCTTGTTGAGGATGAATATGAGCAGGGTGTGAACAGTGCAGTTGCCCTTGCTGATAATATAGCAAGCAGGTACGATGCAAGTGTTGTGCTACCACATGACATCCCACTCATAAGTGCATTTGATGTACTGATGCTCTATACTTCAATGCTAAAGCATGCAAGGTGTGTTGTTATAACACCATCCAGCAGGTTAGATGGTACAAATGTACTTCTAAGAAGGCCTCCAGATGTTATAAAGACTCATTATGATGAGGATAGTTACAAACTGCATTTGTATGAGGCTCTTTCAAGCAATGTAAAGGTTAAGATACTCCTTAGCAACAGGCTTATGTTAGACCTTGATGGGATAGATGATATATATGCATTGATCTCAAGCAACCATGAATGCAATACAAAGAGGTATCTTATGAGCATACTTTAA
- the ilvD gene encoding dihydroxy-acid dehydratase codes for MLRSRKTVEGPERAPHRAMYKAMGLSDEEIAKPFVGISHSGNEATPCNIHLGRLAEYAKAGVRDADGTARIFATIAVSDGISMGHEGMKASLISREVIADSIELMVHAHQYDALVCIAGCDKSLPGSIMAMARLNIPSIFVYGGTMVPGQYKGKYLTIQDVFEAVGSYAKGAITLQELIEIENHACPSAGSCAGMYTANTMASLSEALGIALPGSASPSAEDQRRADVVYNTGKAVMHLLEVGIKARDILTFEAFENAITVLNAIGGSTNAVLHLLAIAREAGVRLTYDDFERIRSRTPHIADMRPGGSYVMYELDKVGGIPVIMRELLKHGMLNGDALTVTGKSLKENIDAIAIPDPDGRVVRRVEDAIHREGSIKILRGTLAPDGAVVKVSGTKVERFRGRARVFDSEEEAFEEISKGKIVEGDAVVIRYEGPKGGPGMREMLAVTAAIVGQGLGEHVALITDGRFSGATRGLMIGHVAPEAAVGGPIALIKDGDEISIDVKQGRLDVELSMEELEARRGRWKAREPKQVYMHGVFAKYAMLVRSAAEGAVTNPSV; via the coding sequence ATGCTCAGGAGTAGGAAGACTGTAGAAGGTCCAGAGAGGGCTCCGCATAGGGCAATGTACAAGGCCATGGGTTTAAGTGATGAGGAGATAGCAAAGCCATTCGTTGGTATATCTCATAGTGGGAATGAGGCTACACCATGCAACATACACCTTGGCAGGTTGGCAGAGTATGCAAAGGCTGGAGTTAGGGATGCCGATGGTACAGCAAGGATCTTTGCTACAATAGCAGTAAGTGATGGTATATCTATGGGGCATGAAGGGATGAAGGCCTCTCTTATAAGCAGGGAGGTTATAGCAGATTCAATAGAGTTGATGGTGCATGCACATCAGTACGATGCTCTAGTATGCATAGCAGGATGCGATAAGAGCCTTCCAGGGAGCATTATGGCAATGGCAAGGCTAAACATACCATCCATCTTCGTGTATGGAGGAACTATGGTCCCAGGGCAGTACAAAGGCAAGTATCTAACCATACAGGATGTCTTCGAGGCTGTAGGCTCATATGCAAAGGGTGCCATAACACTTCAGGAACTCATAGAGATTGAGAACCATGCATGCCCTTCTGCTGGCTCATGTGCTGGCATGTATACAGCAAACACCATGGCAAGTCTAAGCGAGGCATTAGGTATAGCACTGCCAGGGAGTGCAAGCCCAAGTGCTGAGGATCAGAGGAGGGCTGATGTTGTGTACAACACAGGCAAGGCAGTCATGCACTTGCTAGAGGTTGGGATAAAGGCTAGGGATATACTAACATTTGAGGCATTTGAGAATGCTATAACAGTACTTAATGCAATAGGAGGCTCAACCAATGCTGTGCTACACCTACTAGCAATAGCAAGGGAAGCAGGGGTAAGACTAACATATGATGACTTTGAGAGGATAAGGTCTAGGACTCCTCACATTGCTGATATGCGCCCAGGTGGCTCCTATGTCATGTACGAACTTGACAAAGTTGGTGGAATACCTGTTATAATGAGGGAGTTGCTCAAGCATGGGATGCTTAATGGAGATGCATTAACAGTTACAGGTAAGAGTTTGAAGGAGAATATAGATGCTATAGCAATACCAGATCCAGATGGGAGGGTGGTTAGAAGGGTTGAGGATGCAATACATAGAGAAGGCTCTATAAAGATACTCAGGGGCACACTTGCACCAGATGGTGCAGTCGTTAAGGTTTCTGGCACAAAGGTTGAGAGGTTCAGGGGCAGGGCAAGGGTATTCGATAGCGAGGAGGAGGCATTTGAAGAGATAAGCAAGGGCAAGATAGTTGAAGGTGATGCTGTAGTCATAAGGTATGAAGGACCAAAGGGAGGTCCAGGGATGAGGGAGATGCTTGCTGTAACAGCAGCAATAGTTGGGCAGGGGCTTGGGGAGCATGTTGCACTCATAACAGATGGAAGGTTCTCAGGGGCAACAAGGGGGCTTATGATTGGGCATGTTGCACCAGAGGCTGCAGTTGGTGGACCAATTGCACTGATCAAAGACGGGGATGAGATAAGCATAGATGTAAAGCAAGGGAGGCTTGATGTTGAGTTGAGCATGGAGGAGTTGGAGGCAAGGAGGGGCAGATGGAAGGCTAGGGAACCAAAGCAAGTATACATGCATGGTGTGTTTGCAAAATATGCAATGCTTGTGAGATCAGCTGCAGAGGGTGCAGTTACAAACCCATCTGTATAA
- a CDS encoding tRNA (N(6)-L-threonylcarbamoyladenosine(37)-C(2))-methylthiotransferase, whose amino-acid sequence MVKVWLEVYGCSSSLSDGEIIAGIIAGKGYELASNFDEADASIIVTCVVKDATANRMVERIKRLSSKPLVVAGCMAKAEPNRIRRFSPRASIVGPNAIDRVDTALASALDGKGIILLDGSVQKVGLPKIRVNPVISMVQIGSGCLSECTFCETRIAKGRLTSYRIGDIVRQVREDVEQGCREVWLTSTDNGAYGRDIGTNLAELIKAVCSIDAEFMIRVGMMNPQYLPSMLDDLIEAYRDDKVFKFIHIPVQSGSDRVLRLMRRGHRASTFIDMVKRFRRELKLCTIATDIIVGFPSESEEDFNASIDLLLEVEPDVVNVSKYSARPGTEASRMEQLSKQVINERSRVMHDVVSRVCYSRNLAWKGWEGAVLVDELTDTGGVQGRNFAYKPIYLIKKGIVDNNYDSYSKGHNSFNNDGVNNAMRLLGSWVRVRIDRVTTHSLLGSIID is encoded by the coding sequence ATGGTCAAGGTCTGGCTTGAGGTGTATGGTTGCTCATCCAGCCTATCTGATGGAGAGATTATAGCAGGTATAATAGCAGGCAAGGGGTACGAACTTGCAAGCAACTTTGATGAGGCAGATGCAAGCATAATAGTAACATGTGTTGTGAAGGATGCAACAGCAAATAGGATGGTTGAGAGGATAAAGCGATTATCAAGCAAACCATTGGTTGTTGCTGGATGCATGGCAAAGGCAGAGCCAAATAGGATAAGGAGGTTCAGCCCTAGAGCAAGCATAGTTGGACCAAATGCTATAGATAGGGTTGATACTGCATTAGCATCTGCACTTGATGGTAAAGGAATCATCTTGCTTGATGGCTCAGTGCAGAAGGTAGGATTGCCAAAGATTAGAGTGAACCCAGTGATAAGTATGGTGCAGATAGGCTCTGGATGCTTGAGTGAGTGCACATTCTGCGAGACAAGGATAGCAAAGGGTAGGCTCACAAGTTACAGGATAGGCGATATAGTAAGGCAGGTTAGGGAGGATGTAGAGCAAGGGTGTAGAGAGGTATGGTTAACCTCAACAGATAATGGTGCATATGGTAGGGATATAGGAACAAACCTTGCTGAGCTTATAAAGGCTGTATGCTCAATAGATGCTGAGTTCATGATAAGAGTAGGGATGATGAACCCTCAATACCTACCCTCAATGCTTGATGATCTCATAGAGGCATATAGGGATGATAAGGTATTCAAGTTCATCCACATCCCTGTGCAGAGCGGGAGTGATAGAGTGCTTAGACTTATGCGTAGGGGGCATAGGGCATCAACATTCATAGATATGGTGAAGAGGTTCAGGAGGGAGTTGAAACTATGCACTATAGCAACAGATATTATAGTAGGCTTCCCTAGCGAGAGTGAGGAGGACTTTAATGCTAGCATAGATCTCTTGCTAGAGGTTGAGCCAGATGTTGTTAATGTATCAAAGTACAGTGCTAGACCAGGGACAGAGGCAAGCAGGATGGAGCAACTTAGCAAACAGGTTATAAATGAGAGGAGTAGGGTGATGCATGATGTTGTTAGCAGGGTATGCTACTCAAGGAACCTAGCATGGAAGGGCTGGGAGGGTGCAGTATTGGTGGATGAGTTGACTGATACTGGAGGAGTACAGGGTAGAAACTTTGCTTACAAACCAATCTATCTAATTAAGAAGGGGATAGTAGATAATAATTATGATAGTTACAGCAAGGGGCATAATTCTTTCAATAACGATGGTGTGAATAATGCAATGAGATTGCTAGGATCATGGGTAAGGGTTAGGATAGATAGGGTTACAACACACTCTCTCCTAGGGAGCATCATAGACTAA
- the cofD gene encoding 2-phospho-L-lactate transferase codes for MDKIVVLAGGTGSVKLARALYRLKSNSNTADTSSRVDNNSKNSNNSKQDMHLSIVCNVGDNIWMHGLYICPDLDTIVYGLAGLLDREKGWGVSNDTFNCLAQLAKLEGEQWFMLGDKDLAIHIIRSMMLREGKRLCEITGYLCSRLGIDAMVIPASDDHVETRIITNAGDIHLQEFWVKNKGMLDVHGIVYKGIEHVRACSNALHAIEEADRIIVAPANPVSSILPILAIRELGDAVRRRRDVCVAVSPIIGSRPVSGPAAKYMKALGYDVSPVSIAEMYRDVASTLVIHESDIALMDEIKAKDMDVYATDILMDDEEDEVRLARYLLKL; via the coding sequence ATGGATAAAATAGTAGTGCTGGCTGGTGGTACTGGTTCTGTAAAACTTGCTAGGGCATTATACAGGTTGAAGAGCAATAGCAATACTGCTGATACCAGTAGTAGAGTTGATAATAATAGCAAGAATAGCAATAACAGCAAGCAGGATATGCATCTCAGCATAGTATGCAATGTTGGTGATAACATATGGATGCATGGACTCTACATATGCCCTGATCTTGATACCATAGTGTATGGCCTTGCAGGGTTACTTGATAGGGAGAAGGGATGGGGGGTAAGCAACGATACATTCAACTGCCTTGCTCAACTTGCTAAGCTTGAAGGGGAGCAGTGGTTCATGCTTGGTGATAAGGATCTAGCAATACACATCATAAGGAGCATGATGTTGAGAGAAGGGAAGAGGCTGTGTGAGATAACAGGTTATCTATGCTCAAGACTAGGTATAGATGCAATGGTCATACCTGCAAGTGATGATCATGTTGAGACTAGGATAATCACCAATGCTGGGGATATACACCTTCAGGAGTTCTGGGTCAAGAATAAAGGGATGCTTGATGTTCATGGTATAGTGTACAAGGGTATAGAGCATGTTAGAGCATGCAGCAATGCACTGCATGCGATAGAGGAGGCTGATAGGATAATAGTTGCGCCTGCAAACCCTGTGAGTAGCATCCTTCCTATACTTGCAATAAGGGAGCTTGGGGATGCAGTAAGGAGGAGGAGGGATGTATGCGTTGCTGTAAGCCCTATAATAGGCTCAAGACCAGTAAGTGGACCAGCAGCAAAGTACATGAAGGCATTAGGCTACGATGTAAGTCCTGTATCAATTGCAGAGATGTATAGGGATGTTGCATCAACTCTAGTTATACATGAGAGTGATATAGCGTTGATGGATGAGATAAAGGCTAAGGATATGGATGTGTATGCAACAGATATACTGATGGATGATGAGGAGGATGAGGTTAGACTTGCAAGATACCTACTAAAACTCTAG
- a CDS encoding aspartate ammonia-lyase: MYRVDRDSLGEVKVPNDAYYGPFTVRALEHYNATAQRMHVNMVKAYVMIKRSAALANMQLGALDKERGEAIVRACDAILAGELLDQFPIDALNSGAGTAFNMNVNEVIANKALELLGRSKGDYSYLHPNDHVNMSQSSNDTFPTALHLAILMSSKDLVAALDRLISSLHRKGEEFKHILKIGRTHLMDALPVTLGSEFHAYAHAIEDARRYLLDALDELKYIALGGTAVGTGANAPKGYRELAIRYLAEISSIDLKPARDMQYALQSRLGVAYVSSCLRNLALELIRVANDIRLMASGPLAGLGELTIPAVHAGSSIMPGKVNPSLAECLDMICFNVVGNDLSTALAVQAGQLELNVMLPVMARCVLDSMDMLSRFIPVFVEHMLDGLKADEQRLKTNVENNPIMVTLLSPYIGYIKAAELYKEALKEGVSIKHLVVRKGLMDEKRVDEIIRDAVG, from the coding sequence ATGTATAGGGTAGATAGAGACTCTCTAGGTGAGGTTAAGGTGCCAAATGATGCATACTATGGCCCATTCACCGTTAGAGCATTGGAGCATTACAACGCAACTGCTCAGAGGATGCATGTAAACATGGTCAAGGCTTATGTTATGATAAAGAGGAGTGCAGCACTAGCAAATATGCAGTTAGGAGCGCTAGATAAGGAGAGAGGAGAAGCAATAGTAAGAGCATGTGACGCAATACTTGCTGGAGAGTTGCTAGATCAGTTCCCAATAGATGCTCTAAACTCTGGTGCTGGTACAGCATTCAACATGAATGTGAATGAGGTTATAGCAAACAAGGCATTGGAGTTGTTGGGGAGGAGCAAGGGTGACTACTCTTACCTTCATCCAAACGATCATGTGAATATGTCACAGTCAAGTAATGATACATTTCCTACAGCATTGCACCTTGCAATACTCATGAGTAGCAAGGATCTTGTAGCAGCACTAGATAGGCTAATCTCATCATTGCATAGGAAGGGCGAGGAGTTCAAGCATATACTAAAGATAGGTAGAACACACCTCATGGATGCACTCCCAGTTACCCTAGGCTCAGAGTTCCATGCATATGCTCATGCGATAGAGGATGCTAGAAGGTATCTCCTTGATGCTCTTGATGAGTTGAAGTATATAGCGTTAGGAGGAACTGCTGTAGGTACAGGAGCAAATGCACCCAAAGGCTATAGGGAACTTGCCATAAGATACCTTGCTGAGATATCTAGCATAGATCTTAAACCTGCTAGGGATATGCAGTATGCACTGCAGAGTAGGCTTGGTGTAGCGTATGTATCCTCATGCCTAAGGAACCTAGCGTTAGAGTTGATAAGGGTAGCGAATGATATAAGGCTGATGGCCTCTGGCCCCCTTGCTGGGCTTGGTGAACTAACCATACCTGCTGTTCATGCTGGCTCAAGCATAATGCCTGGAAAGGTCAACCCTTCACTTGCTGAATGCCTTGACATGATCTGCTTCAATGTTGTTGGGAATGATCTAAGCACTGCACTAGCAGTTCAAGCAGGACAGCTAGAACTTAACGTTATGCTCCCTGTTATGGCAAGATGCGTGCTAGACTCAATGGATATGCTATCAAGGTTCATTCCAGTCTTTGTTGAGCATATGCTTGATGGGTTGAAGGCAGATGAGCAAAGGTTGAAGACCAACGTTGAGAATAACCCAATAATGGTAACACTACTCTCACCATACATAGGCTATATCAAGGCTGCAGAACTATACAAGGAGGCATTGAAGGAAGGGGTAAGCATAAAGCATCTAGTTGTAAGGAAAGGGTTGATGGATGAGAAGAGGGTTGATGAGATAATAAGGGATGCTGTAGGCTAG
- the alaE gene encoding L-alanine exporter AlaE: protein MVKEYRKRYIIDSLASIVFWVPIYIVFNLFVLRLELWQVLALASFSAVVNFAFGGLFGRFLDAWRRLLKVHGG from the coding sequence ATGGTTAAGGAGTATAGGAAGCGTTATATAATAGACTCGCTAGCATCCATAGTATTCTGGGTACCAATATACATAGTGTTTAACCTCTTCGTGCTTAGACTTGAGTTATGGCAGGTACTTGCTCTAGCATCATTCTCTGCTGTAGTTAACTTTGCATTTGGAGGCTTGTTTGGAAGGTTCCTAGATGCATGGAGAAGGTTACTTAAGGTACATGGAGGGTAA
- a CDS encoding CBS domain-containing protein: MLPRLEYIKQARIRLGLTQRRLAMLAGVSTSMINQIESGRCKPSYDTAKRIFEILNSLEDRSSPKIVEICSKEIISVSVDDTLQDAIELMRKHSFSQLPVFADSKPVGMISEEGIVKYMMVKNDGDVDNGNDGGMVRSAGTEPSKASTPASKKGRSKRSKSLHECRVGEIMEPAPPIVDASTPAKAIIPLIRFSKCVLVGEKGNIVGIVTVADMFKLLT, translated from the coding sequence ATGCTACCTAGGTTAGAGTACATAAAGCAGGCAAGGATAAGGCTTGGGCTTACACAGAGGAGGCTTGCCATGCTTGCTGGAGTAAGCACATCCATGATAAACCAGATAGAGTCTGGAAGGTGCAAGCCAAGTTATGATACAGCAAAGAGGATATTCGAGATACTCAACTCCCTAGAGGATAGATCATCACCAAAGATAGTTGAGATATGTAGCAAGGAGATAATAAGCGTCTCTGTTGATGATACACTACAGGATGCTATAGAGTTGATGCGTAAGCACTCATTTAGCCAACTCCCTGTATTTGCTGATTCAAAGCCAGTAGGTATGATAAGTGAAGAAGGGATAGTGAAGTATATGATGGTTAAGAATGATGGTGATGTTGATAATGGTAATGATGGTGGTATGGTGAGAAGTGCAGGTACAGAACCAAGCAAGGCATCTACCCCTGCAAGCAAGAAGGGTAGGAGCAAGAGGAGCAAGAGCCTACATGAATGTAGGGTAGGAGAGATCATGGAGCCAGCACCACCAATAGTTGATGCCTCAACCCCAGCAAAGGCTATAATACCACTAATCAGGTTCTCAAAGTGTGTGCTTGTTGGTGAGAAGGGTAATATTGTAGGCATAGTTACAGTTGCAGATATGTTCAAGCTACTTACATAA
- a CDS encoding HIT family protein, translated as MDDASRSSVKEGDECIFCLIVEGKRDAAVVYEDDAMMVFMDKYPISNGHTLVIPKRHHTTILDMESRDVGMLFALVHRVAKAVVSALNAQGFSIAQNNGKVAHQVVPHVHVHIVPRFIDEERGRWPSRRTATMDELRSVAERIRQHLLNNTNTMDVELITD; from the coding sequence ATGGATGATGCAAGCCGTAGTAGCGTGAAGGAGGGTGATGAGTGCATATTCTGTTTAATAGTGGAGGGGAAGAGGGATGCTGCTGTTGTGTATGAGGATGATGCTATGATGGTCTTCATGGACAAGTATCCTATAAGCAATGGGCATACACTTGTTATACCAAAGAGGCATCATACAACCATACTGGATATGGAGAGTAGGGATGTTGGCATGCTATTTGCTTTAGTACACAGGGTAGCAAAGGCTGTAGTTAGTGCTCTTAATGCACAAGGCTTCTCTATTGCACAGAACAACGGCAAGGTTGCCCATCAGGTTGTGCCTCATGTGCATGTACACATAGTTCCTAGGTTCATAGATGAGGAGAGGGGCAGGTGGCCAAGCAGAAGAACAGCAACCATGGATGAGTTAAGATCTGTAGCAGAGAGGATAAGACAACATTTACTCAACAACACAAATACCATGGATGTAGAACTCATAACAGATTAA
- the prf1 gene encoding peptide chain release factor aRF-1 — protein MGKSDSVRLYRLKRMLNELSQKKGRGTELISLYIPQGKPIHEVIATLREEYGTASNIKSDSTRNHVLDALTKTMQRLKLYTKTPENGLVIFCGALPTNGLGSEVVKIFEIEPPKPLNIFLYRCDDHFHTEILKDMLKEEKVIGIIAIDSSEAGIGVLEGNKVEVVDHITSGVGGKHRAGGQSARRYERLREMELNDYFNRVAEHAKSLLIDTYNVVGLIVAGPGPTKDDFLKNGYLDYRLQKNVLAVLDISYAGREGVREALEKAQDILQEYRLMEEKRLVRRLFEEINSSKGLAVYGMQDVINALKSGVADIVLVNDNINRVRVEVVCKRCNARVERIVSIDKAIQVKQEMISSACSKCSSIDYDVYEQDLIEYMDELAMNTGARVEVISSSTEDGKMLESLGQIAAILRYRIN, from the coding sequence ATGGGCAAGTCAGACTCTGTAAGACTCTACAGGTTAAAGCGTATGCTTAATGAGTTGTCACAGAAGAAGGGTAGAGGGACTGAACTCATCTCCCTCTATATACCCCAAGGCAAGCCTATACATGAGGTTATAGCAACGCTCAGAGAAGAGTATGGTACTGCCTCAAACATAAAGTCAGACTCTACAAGGAACCATGTGCTTGATGCATTAACAAAGACCATGCAGAGGCTCAAACTTTATACAAAGACACCAGAGAATGGGCTAGTTATATTCTGTGGAGCATTGCCTACAAATGGTCTAGGTAGCGAGGTTGTCAAGATATTTGAGATAGAACCTCCAAAGCCATTGAACATCTTCCTCTACAGGTGTGATGATCACTTCCATACAGAGATACTGAAGGATATGCTCAAGGAGGAGAAGGTGATAGGCATAATAGCAATAGATAGCAGTGAAGCAGGAATAGGTGTACTTGAAGGTAACAAGGTTGAGGTTGTGGATCATATAACCTCTGGTGTTGGAGGCAAGCATAGGGCAGGAGGGCAGTCAGCAAGGAGGTATGAGAGGTTAAGGGAGATGGAGTTAAACGATTACTTCAACAGGGTTGCTGAGCATGCAAAGTCACTCCTTATAGATACTTATAATGTCGTTGGCTTGATAGTTGCTGGCCCAGGACCAACCAAGGATGACTTCCTTAAGAATGGTTATCTAGACTATAGGTTGCAGAAGAACGTTCTTGCGGTACTTGACATCTCATACGCTGGTAGGGAAGGGGTTAGAGAAGCGCTTGAGAAGGCTCAAGATATACTGCAGGAGTACAGGCTGATGGAGGAGAAGAGACTTGTTAGGAGGCTATTTGAGGAGATAAACTCAAGCAAAGGCTTGGCAGTGTATGGTATGCAGGATGTGATAAATGCACTCAAGAGTGGTGTTGCAGATATAGTGCTTGTGAATGATAACATAAACAGGGTTAGGGTAGAGGTTGTATGCAAGAGGTGTAATGCAAGGGTGGAGAGGATAGTGAGTATAGATAAGGCCATACAGGTTAAGCAGGAGATGATAAGCAGTGCATGCAGCAAGTGCTCAAGCATAGACTATGATGTGTATGAGCAGGATCTTATAGAGTACATGGATGAACTTGCAATGAACACAGGAGCAAGGGTTGAGGTAATCTCATCAAGTACTGAGGATGGTAAGATGCTTGAGAGCCTAGGTCAGATAGCAGCAATACTCAGGTATAGGATAAATTAA